The Candidatus Thermoplasmatota archaeon genome includes a window with the following:
- a CDS encoding nitroreductase family protein produces the protein MNVTTAIEQRRAYRSLEQVNVTKELVEDLAHHAQLAPSCFNNQPWRFIFVYDKEKLQNMREVLSKGNEWAYDASMIVVVLSKKEYDCIIRERVYHQFDTGLATAFLMLRATELGLVAHPIAGYSPKKTREILGIPEDVEVITLVIIGKHSTVIRPILSEHQIANEKARPERFPLSRFVAENRYSFEH, from the coding sequence ATGAATGTCACAACAGCAATTGAACAACGACGGGCGTACCGATCGCTTGAGCAGGTGAATGTAACCAAAGAACTTGTTGAGGATCTTGCGCATCACGCACAACTTGCTCCGTCTTGTTTTAATAATCAACCCTGGCGATTTATTTTTGTGTACGACAAGGAGAAACTTCAGAACATGCGTGAAGTACTCTCAAAAGGTAATGAATGGGCGTATGACGCCTCAATGATCGTTGTTGTGCTCAGTAAAAAAGAGTATGACTGTATCATTCGAGAGCGTGTGTACCATCAGTTTGATACTGGACTTGCAACTGCGTTTCTCATGTTGCGGGCAACTGAACTTGGTTTGGTTGCGCATCCGATTGCTGGATATAGCCCGAAGAAAACCCGTGAGATTCTTGGTATTCCTGAGGATGTTGAGGTGATAACACTCGTGATTATCGGTAAACACAGCACTGTGATTCGTCCTATCCTGTCAGAACACCAGATCGCCAACGAGAAGGCACGTCCTGAACGTTTTCCGCTGAGTCGATTTGTTGCTGAGAATAGGTATTCGTTTGAACACTAG
- a CDS encoding PAC2 family protein has protein sequence MNDITFIEYQQIDLSDTMLIVAFPTVGLISSIAGHFIIDTLKLESAGAIMSDRFMPAAVIHKSIPHPPVRIYVGKKKCGPNHVCTKLAIIISEFMPPYDITKPLVDKILQWAHEKNCKFIVSIEGMHLAQGKKPHLYGVASTPEMKEILKKYNIEEIKEGMITGDSGVFLYQGALQKQHVICLLAEAQASYPDSRAAGMLLEKLDVMLPDIKIDPEPLYKQADEIEKQIRAFMQQSKPTAPSVPPIPHSMYG, from the coding sequence ATGAATGACATAACCTTTATTGAATACCAACAAATCGATCTGTCAGACACGATGCTCATTGTCGCATTTCCAACAGTTGGTCTCATCAGTTCAATCGCAGGGCATTTCATCATTGACACGTTAAAACTTGAATCAGCAGGGGCAATCATGTCTGACCGTTTCATGCCAGCTGCAGTGATCCATAAATCAATACCGCATCCACCGGTTCGCATCTACGTCGGCAAGAAGAAATGTGGTCCAAACCATGTATGTACCAAACTCGCAATTATCATCTCTGAGTTTATGCCACCCTATGATATCACCAAACCACTAGTTGATAAAATCCTCCAATGGGCACATGAGAAAAACTGCAAATTCATCGTGTCAATCGAAGGGATGCATCTTGCTCAAGGAAAAAAACCACATCTCTACGGTGTTGCAAGTACGCCAGAGATGAAAGAAATCCTCAAAAAATACAATATCGAAGAAATCAAAGAAGGAATGATCACCGGCGATTCAGGTGTGTTTCTCTACCAAGGCGCACTTCAGAAGCAGCATGTAATCTGTCTGCTTGCAGAAGCACAAGCATCATACCCTGATTCACGGGCCGCAGGAATGCTTCTTGAAAAACTTGATGTGATGCTTCCTGACATCAAAATAGACCCTGAACCTCTGTACAAACAAGCAGATGAAATTGAAAAACAAATCAGAGCATTTATGCAACAATCAAAACCAACTGCTCCCTCAGTCCCACCGATACCGCATTCAATGTATGGATAA
- a CDS encoding HAD family hydrolase gives MTEKLHPQAILFDMDGVLIDSLDSWWQALNNAMKMNNHPGISRKEFIERFWGHDLRENLETSGLNPEILYFCNAIYQNYVDVVKIYEDTYPTLNQLRHYKKAIITNTPKDCTSHIMKQFDLKKYFHTIVTSDDVPRGKPSPDIVFKACEHLNVQPNNVVLVGDTNSDVLAGRHAGCTVIGINIPADYTIQRLSELPALLA, from the coding sequence ATGACCGAAAAACTCCATCCTCAGGCAATTCTTTTCGACATGGACGGCGTCCTCATCGACTCTCTTGACTCATGGTGGCAAGCATTAAACAATGCTATGAAAATGAACAATCATCCCGGCATTTCACGAAAAGAGTTTATTGAACGGTTCTGGGGTCACGATCTCAGAGAAAACCTGGAAACAAGTGGACTGAATCCGGAGATCTTGTATTTTTGCAATGCAATCTATCAGAATTATGTCGACGTGGTAAAAATCTATGAAGATACCTACCCAACACTTAACCAGCTCCGCCACTATAAAAAAGCCATCATCACGAACACTCCAAAAGATTGCACCAGCCATATCATGAAACAATTTGATCTGAAGAAATATTTTCATACCATTGTCACGAGTGATGATGTACCCAGGGGCAAACCAAGTCCAGATATTGTTTTTAAAGCCTGTGAACACCTCAACGTACAACCAAACAATGTTGTCCTCGTAGGTGATACGAACAGCGATGTCCTCGCAGGTAGACATGCTGGGTGCACCGTCATTGGGATAAACATCCCTGCTGATTATACCATACAACGATTATCAGAACTTCCTGCACTGCTTGCATAA
- a CDS encoding secondary thiamine-phosphate synthase enzyme YjbQ has protein sequence MDKIIVSSHAREELIDITDRIQEKVEHHRLGEGIVVVFVPHTTAGITINEGADPAVAADLLSHLQKLVPRESPFRHREGNSDAHVKASVLGSSVSVPVHHGRLQLGTWQHIFFFEGDGPRTRSVYLSLISQR, from the coding sequence ATGGATAAAATCATTGTTTCATCGCATGCTCGTGAGGAGCTGATTGATATCACTGATCGAATCCAAGAAAAAGTTGAACACCACCGACTTGGTGAAGGGATTGTTGTTGTTTTTGTTCCGCATACCACCGCAGGGATTACTATCAATGAAGGTGCTGATCCTGCCGTTGCTGCTGATCTTCTTTCTCATCTTCAGAAACTTGTTCCTCGAGAGTCACCGTTTCGCCATCGTGAAGGAAACAGTGATGCACATGTGAAAGCAAGTGTTCTTGGTTCTTCAGTTAGCGTGCCGGTTCATCACGGCCGGTTACAGCTTGGAACATGGCAGCATATTTTTTTCTTTGAAGGTGATGGTCCAAGAACCAGATCTGTGTATCTTTCGTTGATTTCACAAAGGTAA
- a CDS encoding glutaredoxin domain-containing protein translates to MNLEHISGQNKQHHTLVYTLSTCGWCRKTKDLLQSLDVDFYYVDVDKLQGADSEQIRNEVKRYNSLGTYPTIVIDHGKKVIVGFKEEEIKKVFT, encoded by the coding sequence ATGAACCTTGAACATATTTCTGGACAGAACAAACAGCATCATACCCTTGTGTATACGCTCAGTACCTGTGGGTGGTGTCGGAAAACGAAGGATCTGCTGCAGAGTTTGGATGTAGATTTTTACTATGTTGACGTTGATAAGCTCCAGGGGGCAGACAGCGAGCAGATTCGAAATGAAGTTAAAAGGTATAACTCGTTGGGTACGTATCCGACGATTGTGATTGATCATGGGAAAAAAGTGATTGTTGGTTTTAAAGAAGAAGAAATTAAAAAGGTGTTTACCTAA
- a CDS encoding ferredoxin-thioredoxin reductase catalytic domain-containing protein, with the protein MDKQRILTLMKQNAAQNHYYLCSDPKLLDTLLEGLVSNYQRYGYASCPCRIASGDKTYDSDIICPCEYRDADVDEYGMCYCGLFVNQEKYENPQLLAPIPERRPVEIQDAALKMKPHAPRTPMHGASSSKTQKNISVYRCTVCGYLCARETPPPVCPICKAKAERFELFYLTK; encoded by the coding sequence ATGGACAAACAACGCATCTTGACGCTCATGAAACAGAATGCTGCGCAGAACCACTATTATCTTTGTTCTGATCCGAAACTGCTCGACACCCTGCTCGAAGGATTAGTGAGTAATTATCAGCGGTATGGATATGCTTCATGTCCGTGTCGTATTGCTTCAGGGGATAAAACCTATGATAGTGATATTATCTGTCCGTGTGAATACCGTGATGCTGATGTGGATGAGTATGGAATGTGTTACTGTGGTTTATTTGTCAACCAAGAGAAATATGAAAACCCTCAGTTGCTTGCCCCGATTCCGGAACGACGACCTGTTGAAATCCAAGATGCAGCGTTGAAAATGAAACCTCACGCACCACGTACTCCAATGCATGGGGCTTCATCATCTAAAACTCAGAAAAATATATCTGTATATCGATGTACGGTGTGTGGGTATCTCTGTGCTCGTGAAACACCACCGCCGGTTTGCCCGATCTGCAAAGCAAAAGCTGAACGTTTTGAACTCTTTTATTTGACCAAGTAA
- a CDS encoding hemerythrin domain-containing protein, which produces MRSTTILEYMVRDHGKLIKLLTDIEKNLNNDIVHLMRIFDTFEWNLEKHLFTEEKAIFTSYSPVNITKGYAMVPELIKEHNQILNQTRLLRKNLIAKKRTDFEGFKELLTKHKNFEEEHLYPRLDQELDDTQKKLILDRLEEIIS; this is translated from the coding sequence ATGCGATCGACAACGATTCTTGAGTATATGGTTCGAGATCATGGAAAACTTATCAAACTGTTAACCGATATCGAAAAAAATCTGAACAACGATATTGTACATCTCATGCGGATTTTTGATACGTTTGAATGGAATTTGGAAAAACATTTATTTACTGAGGAAAAAGCAATTTTTACTTCGTATAGCCCGGTAAACATCACAAAGGGATACGCAATGGTCCCTGAGTTAATCAAAGAACATAATCAGATTCTGAATCAAACACGACTTCTGCGTAAAAATTTGATTGCAAAAAAGAGAACGGATTTCGAAGGCTTCAAAGAACTCCTGACAAAGCATAAAAATTTTGAGGAAGAACACCTCTATCCGCGTCTTGATCAGGAGCTAGACGACACGCAGAAAAAACTAATTCTAGATCGTTTAGAGGAAATCATCAGTTAA
- a CDS encoding AEC family transporter, with amino-acid sequence MPLMELFQVTFQSVAVLLGVGLIGFWIIRRHLIPDYALGLLSPLALEIALPCLIFVNILTTFNPEMHPDWWIYPIWWGVFTVFAAGLTFLCMFASQKKSRREFAISLFFQNGLFFPLAILPGMFPDEPVYLVYLFLFMLFFPTLLFNTYALFFKNQKQELNYKKIFHPVFVVTLFALALRILAVHIYIPDIVYSVAAMVGAMSLPLIMIILGGNIYIDVRKKEKFHTCETVKFVLIKNIFFPLVFIGFLLVVRPAYPIALIILLQSAVPPVTAVPILVGRSGGDQTITNQFIFASFLASLFSIPLMISIFGQVYS; translated from the coding sequence ATGCCGCTTATGGAGCTCTTTCAAGTAACTTTTCAGTCTGTTGCTGTTTTGCTTGGTGTTGGTCTGATTGGTTTTTGGATTATCCGTCGGCATCTCATCCCAGATTATGCACTCGGTTTATTATCACCGCTTGCTCTTGAAATTGCGTTACCCTGTCTGATTTTTGTTAACATCCTGACAACGTTTAACCCAGAAATGCACCCTGATTGGTGGATATATCCTATCTGGTGGGGTGTTTTTACCGTTTTTGCTGCCGGGCTTACATTTCTTTGTATGTTTGCATCTCAGAAAAAAAGCCGGCGGGAATTTGCGATCAGTCTGTTTTTCCAAAACGGGTTATTTTTTCCCTTAGCGATTCTTCCCGGCATGTTCCCGGATGAGCCGGTGTATCTTGTCTATCTTTTTTTATTCATGCTTTTTTTCCCTACTCTCCTCTTTAACACTTATGCGTTGTTTTTTAAAAATCAAAAACAAGAACTGAACTATAAAAAAATCTTCCATCCTGTTTTTGTGGTAACTCTTTTTGCTCTTGCGTTACGCATACTTGCTGTTCACATCTATATCCCCGATATTGTATATTCGGTTGCTGCTATGGTTGGTGCAATGTCGCTTCCGTTAATCATGATTATTCTTGGTGGCAATATCTACATTGATGTTCGGAAAAAAGAAAAATTTCACACCTGTGAAACCGTCAAATTCGTCCTCATCAAAAATATTTTCTTTCCCTTGGTTTTTATTGGTTTTTTACTTGTAGTCCGACCTGCATATCCCATTGCACTCATCATCCTTTTGCAGAGTGCTGTTCCACCGGTAACCGCCGTCCCAATACTGGTGGGTAGATCAGGTGGTGATCAAACGATAACAAATCAGTT